The Nitrospiraceae bacterium genome segment GACTTGAAACGGAGCTTACCGTGAGAGTGGTGTTTTTGCAATGCCCCGACGGAAGGAAACCAGGGCACTCCTCCTGCATCGGCTACGATTTGTAGGTCAAAGATGCTGACTTTTCGACCGCTTGAAAAGCCCCCGTGGCCCACCGATAAAGCTAATGTAGATGAGAGTGCTATTCATATCTGGGGTGTCTCACTGGAGGCGGAGGCGGACACAATTGAGCAATGCTGGCATTGTCTTTCACCAGAGGAATCGATGCGCGCGGCTCGCATCACGTCGGAACAACAGCGACGTCACTTCGTAGCGGCACATGGCGCCTTACGGATGGTGCTGAGTCGCTATTGTGACTGCGGGCCAGAGGATCTGTCTTTCCAGAAAATGGCTTCCGGGAAACCCATGCTACAGGGAACCGATGAAAGGACAAACATGATCCGGTTCAATCTCAGCCACTCCCACGGACGAGCGTTAATTGCGGTCTCGAAGGAGCGCGAAGTGGGTGTCGACTTGGAAAAAGTTCTGATTGACCGCGATGTCACCGCTCTCGCAGCGCGATTCTTTGCGCCTCAAGAGCAGGTAGCCATCGGACGTGCCGCGCCGACGGCAAAACACGTAACCTTTTCTCGTATCTGGGTTGCCAAGGAGGCGGTCTTGAAAGCGCGCGGGAGTGGCCTCACATTTCCCCTCGATCGTCATCGCATTGAATTGTCCTGTGGGGGAACGACAGGCCATCTCGTCAGCGAAGGGAATCCGCCGGAGAACACTCCGCTAGCCATTCAATTTCTCTCGCTGGAAGCGGGTTGGGTTGGAGCAGTGGCCGCAGAGGGCAGTGGATGGAAAGTGACGCTCTGCACGTAAGACTCACTGCGGTTACGTCGAAGGATCGCTTGTCTGAACCGATTCGGTTCGAAGTCGTCGGAAGAATTCTTGCAAGAGAGATTGGCATTCTTCCTCGAGCACTCCGCTCGTGATCAAAACCTGATGATTGAGCGGGGAATCTGTCGCCAGATCAAAGACTGAACCGCACGCGCCGGCCTTCGGATCACGTGCACCAAACACGAGCCGCGGAATTCTGGCAAGAATAATTGCGCCGATGCACATGGCGCAAGGCTCAACCGTGACGTACAAAGTCGTATCAGTCAGCCGCCATGAGCCGAGTGCGGACGCAGCAGTCCGGATCGCCACGACTTCCGCGTGAGCTGTCGGGTCCTGCCAGATTTCACGGTAATTGTGTGACATCGAAAGAATCTCACCCTCACGAACAATGACAGCTCCAATCGGGATTTCCCCCAAGGATGGAGCCTTGGCGGCTTCCTCCAGAGCGATTTTCATCCAGTGCGTGTCTTGTGCTGAATACGTGGCCATCAGGGAACGGGCGAGCGATGCGATAATACCAGATTGCCGGAGCGTCATCTTAGCACGGCTGTTTCAACCGGGAGAAGTCTGAGGCTACTGATGGCGTGATGCAGGGACAGTGCTGGGGCTGCTGGACGATTGCTGTTTGGAGAAGCTGGTGACGAGGTAGTCCGTATCAATAGATGCATTTTTTCCGATCCGCCATCGCCCTCAAAGAGCGGTTCATTTCTCACTCATTTTCAGCTATTCTTGATCGACGTTAGTGACCGATGCCCTCTGTATGGATTGAGACATTTGTTGTGAAATCTAACCTCGTCACAGACACGCGCAGCCTCCTCATGGACCGAGCAGTTGCCTCGTTAGGAGATCGGCGCTTCGGAATATTGCTCGTCATTGCCCTGACAATGTTCGGTTGGTTCGAGTCGAGTGGATGCACGTCCGCTCCCAAAGAACTGCCTATGCCTTCTCCTACACAGAAAGCGCTAATCGGTAAGA includes the following:
- a CDS encoding 4'-phosphopantetheinyl transferase superfamily protein, producing MRAARITSEQQRRHFVAAHGALRMVLSRYCDCGPEDLSFQKMASGKPMLQGTDERTNMIRFNLSHSHGRALIAVSKEREVGVDLEKVLIDRDVTALAARFFAPQEQVAIGRAAPTAKHVTFSRIWVAKEAVLKARGSGLTFPLDRHRIELSCGGTTGHLVSEGNPPENTPLAIQFLSLEAGWVGAVAAEGSGWKVTLCT
- the tadA gene encoding tRNA adenosine(34) deaminase TadA, whose translation is MTLRQSGIIASLARSLMATYSAQDTHWMKIALEEAAKAPSLGEIPIGAVIVREGEILSMSHNYREIWQDPTAHAEVVAIRTAASALGSWRLTDTTLYVTVEPCAMCIGAIILARIPRLVFGARDPKAGACGSVFDLATDSPLNHQVLITSGVLEEECQSLLQEFFRRLRTESVQTSDPST